One part of the Pseudoliparis swirei isolate HS2019 ecotype Mariana Trench chromosome 6, NWPU_hadal_v1, whole genome shotgun sequence genome encodes these proteins:
- the ppip5k1b gene encoding inositol hexakisphosphate and diphosphoinositol-pentakisphosphate kinase 1 isoform X2 → MSEACDGPGDGHEEGRDRRDVPWFVVGCGDDEQDMGQMEAGMKNEMFREEDMEDYEDESLPERQIVVGICAMMKKSKSKPMTEILERLCKFDYIDMVIFPEEVILEEPVEKWPLCDCLISFHSKGFPLDKAVEYAKLRNPLLLNDLNMQYFIQDRREVYRILQEEGIELPRYAVLNRDPDHPEECNLVEAEDHVEVNGEVFPKPFVEKPVCAEDHNVYIYYPTSAGGGSQRLFRKIGSRSSVYSPETNVRKTGSYIYEEFMPTDGTDVKVYTVGPDYAHAEARKSPALDGKVERDSEGKEIRYPVMLTAMEKLVARKVCLAFKQTVCGFDLLRANGHSFVCDVNGFSFVKNSMKYYDDCAKVLGNMVMRELAPQFHIPWSIPMEAEDIPIVPTTSGTMMELRCVIAVIRHGDRTPKQKMKMEVRHPLFFELFEKYGGYKSGKLKLKKPKQLQEVLDIARLLLAELGQHNDCEIEEKKSKLEQLKTVLEMYGHFSGINRKVQLTYLRNGQPKASSEEEDCKKDGPSLLLVLKWGGELTPAGRVQAEELGRAFRCMYPGGQGDYAGFPGCGLLRLHSTYRHDLKIYASDEGRVQMTAAAFAKGLLALEGELTPILVQMVKSANMNGLLDSDSDSLTDCQQKVKARLHEIMQRDQEFTEEDYRKLAPSGSPSLVNSMKVIQDPVKTCDKVYALIQSLNSQIRKRLEDPKSADLQLYHSETLELMLQRWSKLERDFRMKNGRYDISKIPDIYDCVKYDSQHNASLGLEDTLELFRLSRALADIVIPQEYGISRAEKLDIAQAYCVPLMKKIQLDLQRTHEDEAVNKLHPLYSRGVMSPGRHVRTRLYFTSESHVHSLLSVFRYGGLLDEEKDQQWKQAMDYLSAVTELNYMTQVVIMLYEDNNKDPSSEERFHVELHFSPGVKGCDDEENAPLGFGFRPASSENQDKKPNQGSLEDLSQDQLDQALPLSEPINIRRSPMIRNRKSGSMEVLSETPPTQTSKGSTTYRLFPSGSRQSPEIKPASGLGSLCSGLFSASALGVSCSAPNLRDYVRTHHHLHRKPPLSPGSLPCQIGMFELFSMPPVKRFSVSFARHPTNGFEGCSMVPSIYPLETLHNSLSLKQVDEFLNKVCESSSEAHAKTMKALSSLFDSQSQTSLYSPQQPLSSSGSETSLRPSGQPQWHGSIPSSAVSSAGPSSPVTESSGQNFSFSE, encoded by the exons ATGTCAGAGGCCTGCGACGGACCAGGAGACGGGCACGAAGAGGGGCGGGACCGCAGAGACGTTCCTTGGTTCGTGGTTGGCTGTGGGGATGACGAGCAGGACATGGGCCAAATGGAGGCAGGCATGAAGAACGAGATGTTTCGagaagaggacatggaggactaCGAGGATGAGTCG CTGCCGGAGCGACAGATCGTGGTCGGCATATGTGCCATGATGAAGAAGTCCAAGTCCAAACCCATGACCGAGATCCTGGAGCGACTCTGCAAGTTCGACTACATCGACATGGTGATCTTTCCCGAGGAGGTGATCCTGGAGGAGCCCGTGGAGAAGTGGCCGCTCTGCGACTGCCTCATCTCCTTCCACTCCAAAG GTTTCCCTCTGGACAAAGCTGTGGAGTACGCCAAGCTCAGGAACCCACTGCTCCTCAACGACCTCAACATGCAGTACTTCATAcaggacag GAGGGAGGTGTACCGGATCCTCCAGGAGGAGGGCATCGAGCTGCCTCGCTACGCCGTGTTGAACCGAGACCCCGACCATCCCGAAG AGTGTAACCTGGTGGAGGCggaggaccacgtggaggtGAACGGGGAGGTGTTCCCCAAACCCTTCGTGGAGAAGCCCGTGTGCGCCGAGGACCACAACGTCTACATCTACTACCCGACGTCGGCCGGCGGCGGCAGCCAGAGGCTCTTCCGAAAg atAGGGAGTCGTAGCAGTGTGTACTCCCCAGAAACCAACGTACGTAAAACCGGCTCCTACATCTACGAGGAGTTCATGCCCACGGACGGGACCGACGTGAAG GTTTACACGGTGGGTCCGGACTACGCCCACGCGGAGGCCCGGAAATCTCCCGCCCTGGACGGGAAGGTGGAGCGGGACAGCGAGGGGAAGGAGATCCGTTACCCCGTCATGCTGACCGCCATGGAGAAGCTGGTGGCCCGCAAGGTCTGCCTGGCCTTCAAg CAAACCGTGTGCGGGTTCGATCTCCTCCGGGCCAACGGCCACTCCTTCGTGTGCGACGTCAACGGCTTCAGCTTCGTCAAAAACTCCATGAAGTACTACGACGACTGTGCCAAGGTCCTGGG GAACATGGTGATGAGGGAGTTAGCCCCCCAGTTCCACATCCCCTGGTCCATCCCCATGGAGGCTGAAGACATCCCCATCGTCCCGACAACCTCAGGAACCAT GATGGAGCTGCGTTGCGTCATCGCCGTCATCCGCCACGGAGATCGCACACCGAAGCAAAAAATGAAAATGGAGGTCCGACATCCTTT ATTCTTTGAGTTGTTTGAGAAGTACGGAGGCTACAAGTCAGGAAAGCTAAAGCTGAAGAAGCCAAAACAGCTCCAA GAAGTGCTCGACATCGCCCGCCTGCTGCTGGCGGAGCTGGGCCAGCACAACGACTGTGAGATCGAGGAGAAGAAATCTAAATTGGAGCAACTCAAGACCGTCCTGGAGAT GTACGGACATTTCTCGGGTATCAACCGGAAAGTCCAGCTGACCTACCTACGCAACGGCCAACCGAAAGCCTCGAGCGAAGAAGAag ACTGTAAGAAGGACGGCCCGtctctgctgctggtgctgaagTGGGGCGGCGAGCTGACGCCCGCCGGCCGGGTTCAGGCCGAGGAGCTGGGCAGGGCCTTCCGCTGCATGTACCCCGGAGGTCAAG GCGACTACGCCGGGTTCCCAGGCTGCGGCCTCCTCCGCCTGCACAGCACCTACCGCCACGACCTGAAGATCTACGCCTCGGACGAGGGCCGCGTGCAGATGACCGCGGCCGCTTTCGCCAAG GGTCTCCTGGCTCTGGAAGGGGAGTTGACGCCGATCCTGGTCCAGATGGTGAAGAGCGCCAACATGAACGGGCTGCTGGACAGCGACAGCGACTCGCTGACCGACTGCCAGCAGAAGGTGAAGGCCCGGCTGCACGAAATCATGCAGAGGGACCAAGAGTTCACGGAGGAGGACTATCGgaag TTGGCACCGAGTGGCAGCCCGTCGCTGGTGAACTCCATGAAGGTCATACAGGATCCGGTCAAAACCTGCGACAAGGTCTACGCCCTCATCCAGAGTCTCAACTCGCAGATTcgcaagaggctggaggaccCCAAGTCCGCAG ACCTGCAGCTGTACCACAGCGAGACGTTGGAGCTGATGCTGCAGCGCTGGTCCAAGCTGGAGAGGGACTTCCGCATGAAGAACGGCCGCTACGACATCAGCAAGATCCCCGACATCTACGACTGCGTCAAGTACGACTCGCAGCACAACGCCTCGCTGGGCCTGGAGGACACGCTGGAGCTGTTCCGGCTGTCGCGCGCGCTGGCCGACATCGTCATACCGCAG GAGTACGGCATCAGCCGAGCGGAGAAGCTGGACATCGCTCAGGCGTACTGCGTTCCTCTGATGAAGAAAATCCAGCTGGACCTGCAGAGGACCCACGAGGACGAGGCCGTCAACAAGCTGCACCCGct GTACTCTCGCGGCGTGATGTCTCCCGGGCGCCACGTCCGCACGCGCCTCTACTTCACCAGCGAGAGCCACGTCCACTCGCTGCTCAGCGTGTTCCGCTACGGGGGGCTGCTGGAC gaggagaaggaccagCAGTGGAAACAGGCCATGGACTACCTGAGCGCCGTGACGGAGCTCAACTACATGACGCAGGTCGTCATCATGCTCTACGAGGACAACAACAAG GACCCGTCCTCAGAGGAGCGCTTCCACGTGGAGCTGCACTTCAGCCCGGGAGTCAAAGGCTGCGACGACGAGGAGAACGCGCCGCTGGGCTTCGGCTTCCGCCCCGCGTCCTCAgag AATCAAGACAAAAAGCCCAACCAGGGCAGCCTGGAGGACCTCTCCCAGGACCAGCTGGACCAGGCGCTTCCTCTCTCTGAGCCCATCAACATCCGACGGTCCCCCATGATCCGCAACCGCAAGTCGGGCTCCATGGAG gtcctctctgaGACTCCTCCCACTCAGACCTCCAAAGGCAGCACGACCTACCGACTCTTCCCCTCGGGGTCGCGCCAGTCTCCCGAGATCAAACCGGCCAGTGGCCTAG GGTCGCTCTGCTCTGGCCTCTTCAGTGCCTCCGCCCTCGGCGTGTCCTGTAGCGCCCCCAACCTGCGGGACTACGTCCGCAcgcaccaccacctccaccgaaAGCCGCCCCTGTCCCCCGGCAGCCTGCCGTGCCAGATCGGCATGTTCG AGCTGTTCTCTATGCCGCCAGTAAAGAGATTTTCTGTGTCGTTTGCCAGGCATCCGACTAATG GCTTCGAGGGCTGCTCCATGGTGCCCTCCATCTACCCGCTGGAGACGCTGCACAACTCGCTGTCCCTCAAGCAGGTGGACGAGTTCCTCAACAAGGTGTGCGAGAGCAGCAGCGAGGCCCACGCCAAGACcatgaaag CGCTGTCCAGCCTGTTTGACTCTCAGAGCCAGACGTCGCTCTACAGCCCTCAGcagccgctctcctcctccggctccgaGACGTCTCTCCGGCCGTCGGGCCAGCCTCAGTGGC ATGGCAGCATCCCGTCCAGCGCCGTGTCCAGCgccggcccctcctccccggtCACAGAGAGCTCCGGCCAGAACTTCAGCTTCAGTGAGTAG
- the ppip5k1b gene encoding inositol hexakisphosphate and diphosphoinositol-pentakisphosphate kinase 2 isoform X1, protein MSEACDGPGDGHEEGRDRRDVPWFVVGCGDDEQDMGQMEAGMKNEMFREEDMEDYEDESLPERQIVVGICAMMKKSKSKPMTEILERLCKFDYIDMVIFPEEVILEEPVEKWPLCDCLISFHSKGFPLDKAVEYAKLRNPLLLNDLNMQYFIQDRREVYRILQEEGIELPRYAVLNRDPDHPEECNLVEAEDHVEVNGEVFPKPFVEKPVCAEDHNVYIYYPTSAGGGSQRLFRKIGSRSSVYSPETNVRKTGSYIYEEFMPTDGTDVKVYTVGPDYAHAEARKSPALDGKVERDSEGKEIRYPVMLTAMEKLVARKVCLAFKQTVCGFDLLRANGHSFVCDVNGFSFVKNSMKYYDDCAKVLGNMVMRELAPQFHIPWSIPMEAEDIPIVPTTSGTMMELRCVIAVIRHGDRTPKQKMKMEVRHPLFFELFEKYGGYKSGKLKLKKPKQLQEVLDIARLLLAELGQHNDCEIEEKKSKLEQLKTVLEMESSLSDAQYGHFSGINRKVQLTYLRNGQPKASSEEEDCKKDGPSLLLVLKWGGELTPAGRVQAEELGRAFRCMYPGGQGDYAGFPGCGLLRLHSTYRHDLKIYASDEGRVQMTAAAFAKGLLALEGELTPILVQMVKSANMNGLLDSDSDSLTDCQQKVKARLHEIMQRDQEFTEEDYRKLAPSGSPSLVNSMKVIQDPVKTCDKVYALIQSLNSQIRKRLEDPKSADLQLYHSETLELMLQRWSKLERDFRMKNGRYDISKIPDIYDCVKYDSQHNASLGLEDTLELFRLSRALADIVIPQEYGISRAEKLDIAQAYCVPLMKKIQLDLQRTHEDEAVNKLHPLYSRGVMSPGRHVRTRLYFTSESHVHSLLSVFRYGGLLDEEKDQQWKQAMDYLSAVTELNYMTQVVIMLYEDNNKDPSSEERFHVELHFSPGVKGCDDEENAPLGFGFRPASSENQDKKPNQGSLEDLSQDQLDQALPLSEPINIRRSPMIRNRKSGSMEVLSETPPTQTSKGSTTYRLFPSGSRQSPEIKPASGLGSLCSGLFSASALGVSCSAPNLRDYVRTHHHLHRKPPLSPGSLPCQIGMFELFSMPPVKRFSVSFARHPTNDELPGGGLPAEPAPLADGVVAHHLIHCPYHLGLLESWLTSGRPLPESLHGFEGCSMVPSIYPLETLHNSLSLKQVDEFLNKVCESSSEAHAKTMKALSSLFDSQSQTSLYSPQQPLSSSGSETSLRPSGQPQWHGSIPSSAVSSAGPSSPVTESSGQNFSFSE, encoded by the exons ATGTCAGAGGCCTGCGACGGACCAGGAGACGGGCACGAAGAGGGGCGGGACCGCAGAGACGTTCCTTGGTTCGTGGTTGGCTGTGGGGATGACGAGCAGGACATGGGCCAAATGGAGGCAGGCATGAAGAACGAGATGTTTCGagaagaggacatggaggactaCGAGGATGAGTCG CTGCCGGAGCGACAGATCGTGGTCGGCATATGTGCCATGATGAAGAAGTCCAAGTCCAAACCCATGACCGAGATCCTGGAGCGACTCTGCAAGTTCGACTACATCGACATGGTGATCTTTCCCGAGGAGGTGATCCTGGAGGAGCCCGTGGAGAAGTGGCCGCTCTGCGACTGCCTCATCTCCTTCCACTCCAAAG GTTTCCCTCTGGACAAAGCTGTGGAGTACGCCAAGCTCAGGAACCCACTGCTCCTCAACGACCTCAACATGCAGTACTTCATAcaggacag GAGGGAGGTGTACCGGATCCTCCAGGAGGAGGGCATCGAGCTGCCTCGCTACGCCGTGTTGAACCGAGACCCCGACCATCCCGAAG AGTGTAACCTGGTGGAGGCggaggaccacgtggaggtGAACGGGGAGGTGTTCCCCAAACCCTTCGTGGAGAAGCCCGTGTGCGCCGAGGACCACAACGTCTACATCTACTACCCGACGTCGGCCGGCGGCGGCAGCCAGAGGCTCTTCCGAAAg atAGGGAGTCGTAGCAGTGTGTACTCCCCAGAAACCAACGTACGTAAAACCGGCTCCTACATCTACGAGGAGTTCATGCCCACGGACGGGACCGACGTGAAG GTTTACACGGTGGGTCCGGACTACGCCCACGCGGAGGCCCGGAAATCTCCCGCCCTGGACGGGAAGGTGGAGCGGGACAGCGAGGGGAAGGAGATCCGTTACCCCGTCATGCTGACCGCCATGGAGAAGCTGGTGGCCCGCAAGGTCTGCCTGGCCTTCAAg CAAACCGTGTGCGGGTTCGATCTCCTCCGGGCCAACGGCCACTCCTTCGTGTGCGACGTCAACGGCTTCAGCTTCGTCAAAAACTCCATGAAGTACTACGACGACTGTGCCAAGGTCCTGGG GAACATGGTGATGAGGGAGTTAGCCCCCCAGTTCCACATCCCCTGGTCCATCCCCATGGAGGCTGAAGACATCCCCATCGTCCCGACAACCTCAGGAACCAT GATGGAGCTGCGTTGCGTCATCGCCGTCATCCGCCACGGAGATCGCACACCGAAGCAAAAAATGAAAATGGAGGTCCGACATCCTTT ATTCTTTGAGTTGTTTGAGAAGTACGGAGGCTACAAGTCAGGAAAGCTAAAGCTGAAGAAGCCAAAACAGCTCCAA GAAGTGCTCGACATCGCCCGCCTGCTGCTGGCGGAGCTGGGCCAGCACAACGACTGTGAGATCGAGGAGAAGAAATCTAAATTGGAGCAACTCAAGACCGTCCTGGAGAT GGAATCCAGCTTGAGTGACGCTCA GTACGGACATTTCTCGGGTATCAACCGGAAAGTCCAGCTGACCTACCTACGCAACGGCCAACCGAAAGCCTCGAGCGAAGAAGAag ACTGTAAGAAGGACGGCCCGtctctgctgctggtgctgaagTGGGGCGGCGAGCTGACGCCCGCCGGCCGGGTTCAGGCCGAGGAGCTGGGCAGGGCCTTCCGCTGCATGTACCCCGGAGGTCAAG GCGACTACGCCGGGTTCCCAGGCTGCGGCCTCCTCCGCCTGCACAGCACCTACCGCCACGACCTGAAGATCTACGCCTCGGACGAGGGCCGCGTGCAGATGACCGCGGCCGCTTTCGCCAAG GGTCTCCTGGCTCTGGAAGGGGAGTTGACGCCGATCCTGGTCCAGATGGTGAAGAGCGCCAACATGAACGGGCTGCTGGACAGCGACAGCGACTCGCTGACCGACTGCCAGCAGAAGGTGAAGGCCCGGCTGCACGAAATCATGCAGAGGGACCAAGAGTTCACGGAGGAGGACTATCGgaag TTGGCACCGAGTGGCAGCCCGTCGCTGGTGAACTCCATGAAGGTCATACAGGATCCGGTCAAAACCTGCGACAAGGTCTACGCCCTCATCCAGAGTCTCAACTCGCAGATTcgcaagaggctggaggaccCCAAGTCCGCAG ACCTGCAGCTGTACCACAGCGAGACGTTGGAGCTGATGCTGCAGCGCTGGTCCAAGCTGGAGAGGGACTTCCGCATGAAGAACGGCCGCTACGACATCAGCAAGATCCCCGACATCTACGACTGCGTCAAGTACGACTCGCAGCACAACGCCTCGCTGGGCCTGGAGGACACGCTGGAGCTGTTCCGGCTGTCGCGCGCGCTGGCCGACATCGTCATACCGCAG GAGTACGGCATCAGCCGAGCGGAGAAGCTGGACATCGCTCAGGCGTACTGCGTTCCTCTGATGAAGAAAATCCAGCTGGACCTGCAGAGGACCCACGAGGACGAGGCCGTCAACAAGCTGCACCCGct GTACTCTCGCGGCGTGATGTCTCCCGGGCGCCACGTCCGCACGCGCCTCTACTTCACCAGCGAGAGCCACGTCCACTCGCTGCTCAGCGTGTTCCGCTACGGGGGGCTGCTGGAC gaggagaaggaccagCAGTGGAAACAGGCCATGGACTACCTGAGCGCCGTGACGGAGCTCAACTACATGACGCAGGTCGTCATCATGCTCTACGAGGACAACAACAAG GACCCGTCCTCAGAGGAGCGCTTCCACGTGGAGCTGCACTTCAGCCCGGGAGTCAAAGGCTGCGACGACGAGGAGAACGCGCCGCTGGGCTTCGGCTTCCGCCCCGCGTCCTCAgag AATCAAGACAAAAAGCCCAACCAGGGCAGCCTGGAGGACCTCTCCCAGGACCAGCTGGACCAGGCGCTTCCTCTCTCTGAGCCCATCAACATCCGACGGTCCCCCATGATCCGCAACCGCAAGTCGGGCTCCATGGAG gtcctctctgaGACTCCTCCCACTCAGACCTCCAAAGGCAGCACGACCTACCGACTCTTCCCCTCGGGGTCGCGCCAGTCTCCCGAGATCAAACCGGCCAGTGGCCTAG GGTCGCTCTGCTCTGGCCTCTTCAGTGCCTCCGCCCTCGGCGTGTCCTGTAGCGCCCCCAACCTGCGGGACTACGTCCGCAcgcaccaccacctccaccgaaAGCCGCCCCTGTCCCCCGGCAGCCTGCCGTGCCAGATCGGCATGTTCG AGCTGTTCTCTATGCCGCCAGTAAAGAGATTTTCTGTGTCGTTTGCCAGGCATCCGACTAATG ACGAGCtgccggggggggggcttcccgCCGAGCCGGCCCCTCTGGCGGACGGCGTCGTGGCCCACCACCTGATCCACTGCCCCTACCACCTGGGCCTCCTCGAGAGCTGGCTGACCTCCGGCCGGCCGCTCCCCGAATCCCTCCACG GCTTCGAGGGCTGCTCCATGGTGCCCTCCATCTACCCGCTGGAGACGCTGCACAACTCGCTGTCCCTCAAGCAGGTGGACGAGTTCCTCAACAAGGTGTGCGAGAGCAGCAGCGAGGCCCACGCCAAGACcatgaaag CGCTGTCCAGCCTGTTTGACTCTCAGAGCCAGACGTCGCTCTACAGCCCTCAGcagccgctctcctcctccggctccgaGACGTCTCTCCGGCCGTCGGGCCAGCCTCAGTGGC ATGGCAGCATCCCGTCCAGCGCCGTGTCCAGCgccggcccctcctccccggtCACAGAGAGCTCCGGCCAGAACTTCAGCTTCAGTGAGTAG
- the ppip5k1b gene encoding inositol hexakisphosphate and diphosphoinositol-pentakisphosphate kinase 2 isoform X3 has protein sequence MSEACDGPGDGHEEGRDRRDVPWFVVGCGDDEQDMGQMEAGMKNEMFREEDMEDYEDESLPERQIVVGICAMMKKSKSKPMTEILERLCKFDYIDMVIFPEEVILEEPVEKWPLCDCLISFHSKGFPLDKAVEYAKLRNPLLLNDLNMQYFIQDRREVYRILQEEGIELPRYAVLNRDPDHPEECNLVEAEDHVEVNGEVFPKPFVEKPVCAEDHNVYIYYPTSAGGGSQRLFRKIGSRSSVYSPETNVRKTGSYIYEEFMPTDGTDVKVYTVGPDYAHAEARKSPALDGKVERDSEGKEIRYPVMLTAMEKLVARKVCLAFKQTVCGFDLLRANGHSFVCDVNGFSFVKNSMKYYDDCAKVLGNMVMRELAPQFHIPWSIPMEAEDIPIVPTTSGTMMELRCVIAVIRHGDRTPKQKMKMEVRHPLFFELFEKYGGYKSGKLKLKKPKQLQEVLDIARLLLAELGQHNDCEIEEKKSKLEQLKTVLEMESSLSDAQYGHFSGINRKVQLTYLRNGQPKASSEEEDCKKDGPSLLLVLKWGGELTPAGRVQAEELGRAFRCMYPGGQGDYAGFPGCGLLRLHSTYRHDLKIYASDEGRVQMTAAAFAKGLLALEGELTPILVQMVKSANMNGLLDSDSDSLTDCQQKVKARLHEIMQRDQEFTEEDYRKLAPSGSPSLVNSMKVIQDPVKTCDKVYALIQSLNSQIRKRLEDPKSADLQLYHSETLELMLQRWSKLERDFRMKNGRYDISKIPDIYDCVKYDSQHNASLGLEDTLELFRLSRALADIVIPQEYGISRAEKLDIAQAYCVPLMKKIQLDLQRTHEDEAVNKLHPLYSRGVMSPGRHVRTRLYFTSESHVHSLLSVFRYGGLLDEEKDQQWKQAMDYLSAVTELNYMTQVVIMLYEDNNKDPSSEERFHVELHFSPGVKGCDDEENAPLGFGFRPASSENQDKKPNQGSLEDLSQDQLDQALPLSEPINIRRSPMIRNRKSGSMEVLSETPPTQTSKGSTTYRLFPSGSRQSPEIKPASGLGGAVPGANGCF, from the exons ATGTCAGAGGCCTGCGACGGACCAGGAGACGGGCACGAAGAGGGGCGGGACCGCAGAGACGTTCCTTGGTTCGTGGTTGGCTGTGGGGATGACGAGCAGGACATGGGCCAAATGGAGGCAGGCATGAAGAACGAGATGTTTCGagaagaggacatggaggactaCGAGGATGAGTCG CTGCCGGAGCGACAGATCGTGGTCGGCATATGTGCCATGATGAAGAAGTCCAAGTCCAAACCCATGACCGAGATCCTGGAGCGACTCTGCAAGTTCGACTACATCGACATGGTGATCTTTCCCGAGGAGGTGATCCTGGAGGAGCCCGTGGAGAAGTGGCCGCTCTGCGACTGCCTCATCTCCTTCCACTCCAAAG GTTTCCCTCTGGACAAAGCTGTGGAGTACGCCAAGCTCAGGAACCCACTGCTCCTCAACGACCTCAACATGCAGTACTTCATAcaggacag GAGGGAGGTGTACCGGATCCTCCAGGAGGAGGGCATCGAGCTGCCTCGCTACGCCGTGTTGAACCGAGACCCCGACCATCCCGAAG AGTGTAACCTGGTGGAGGCggaggaccacgtggaggtGAACGGGGAGGTGTTCCCCAAACCCTTCGTGGAGAAGCCCGTGTGCGCCGAGGACCACAACGTCTACATCTACTACCCGACGTCGGCCGGCGGCGGCAGCCAGAGGCTCTTCCGAAAg atAGGGAGTCGTAGCAGTGTGTACTCCCCAGAAACCAACGTACGTAAAACCGGCTCCTACATCTACGAGGAGTTCATGCCCACGGACGGGACCGACGTGAAG GTTTACACGGTGGGTCCGGACTACGCCCACGCGGAGGCCCGGAAATCTCCCGCCCTGGACGGGAAGGTGGAGCGGGACAGCGAGGGGAAGGAGATCCGTTACCCCGTCATGCTGACCGCCATGGAGAAGCTGGTGGCCCGCAAGGTCTGCCTGGCCTTCAAg CAAACCGTGTGCGGGTTCGATCTCCTCCGGGCCAACGGCCACTCCTTCGTGTGCGACGTCAACGGCTTCAGCTTCGTCAAAAACTCCATGAAGTACTACGACGACTGTGCCAAGGTCCTGGG GAACATGGTGATGAGGGAGTTAGCCCCCCAGTTCCACATCCCCTGGTCCATCCCCATGGAGGCTGAAGACATCCCCATCGTCCCGACAACCTCAGGAACCAT GATGGAGCTGCGTTGCGTCATCGCCGTCATCCGCCACGGAGATCGCACACCGAAGCAAAAAATGAAAATGGAGGTCCGACATCCTTT ATTCTTTGAGTTGTTTGAGAAGTACGGAGGCTACAAGTCAGGAAAGCTAAAGCTGAAGAAGCCAAAACAGCTCCAA GAAGTGCTCGACATCGCCCGCCTGCTGCTGGCGGAGCTGGGCCAGCACAACGACTGTGAGATCGAGGAGAAGAAATCTAAATTGGAGCAACTCAAGACCGTCCTGGAGAT GGAATCCAGCTTGAGTGACGCTCA GTACGGACATTTCTCGGGTATCAACCGGAAAGTCCAGCTGACCTACCTACGCAACGGCCAACCGAAAGCCTCGAGCGAAGAAGAag ACTGTAAGAAGGACGGCCCGtctctgctgctggtgctgaagTGGGGCGGCGAGCTGACGCCCGCCGGCCGGGTTCAGGCCGAGGAGCTGGGCAGGGCCTTCCGCTGCATGTACCCCGGAGGTCAAG GCGACTACGCCGGGTTCCCAGGCTGCGGCCTCCTCCGCCTGCACAGCACCTACCGCCACGACCTGAAGATCTACGCCTCGGACGAGGGCCGCGTGCAGATGACCGCGGCCGCTTTCGCCAAG GGTCTCCTGGCTCTGGAAGGGGAGTTGACGCCGATCCTGGTCCAGATGGTGAAGAGCGCCAACATGAACGGGCTGCTGGACAGCGACAGCGACTCGCTGACCGACTGCCAGCAGAAGGTGAAGGCCCGGCTGCACGAAATCATGCAGAGGGACCAAGAGTTCACGGAGGAGGACTATCGgaag TTGGCACCGAGTGGCAGCCCGTCGCTGGTGAACTCCATGAAGGTCATACAGGATCCGGTCAAAACCTGCGACAAGGTCTACGCCCTCATCCAGAGTCTCAACTCGCAGATTcgcaagaggctggaggaccCCAAGTCCGCAG ACCTGCAGCTGTACCACAGCGAGACGTTGGAGCTGATGCTGCAGCGCTGGTCCAAGCTGGAGAGGGACTTCCGCATGAAGAACGGCCGCTACGACATCAGCAAGATCCCCGACATCTACGACTGCGTCAAGTACGACTCGCAGCACAACGCCTCGCTGGGCCTGGAGGACACGCTGGAGCTGTTCCGGCTGTCGCGCGCGCTGGCCGACATCGTCATACCGCAG GAGTACGGCATCAGCCGAGCGGAGAAGCTGGACATCGCTCAGGCGTACTGCGTTCCTCTGATGAAGAAAATCCAGCTGGACCTGCAGAGGACCCACGAGGACGAGGCCGTCAACAAGCTGCACCCGct GTACTCTCGCGGCGTGATGTCTCCCGGGCGCCACGTCCGCACGCGCCTCTACTTCACCAGCGAGAGCCACGTCCACTCGCTGCTCAGCGTGTTCCGCTACGGGGGGCTGCTGGAC gaggagaaggaccagCAGTGGAAACAGGCCATGGACTACCTGAGCGCCGTGACGGAGCTCAACTACATGACGCAGGTCGTCATCATGCTCTACGAGGACAACAACAAG GACCCGTCCTCAGAGGAGCGCTTCCACGTGGAGCTGCACTTCAGCCCGGGAGTCAAAGGCTGCGACGACGAGGAGAACGCGCCGCTGGGCTTCGGCTTCCGCCCCGCGTCCTCAgag AATCAAGACAAAAAGCCCAACCAGGGCAGCCTGGAGGACCTCTCCCAGGACCAGCTGGACCAGGCGCTTCCTCTCTCTGAGCCCATCAACATCCGACGGTCCCCCATGATCCGCAACCGCAAGTCGGGCTCCATGGAG gtcctctctgaGACTCCTCCCACTCAGACCTCCAAAGGCAGCACGACCTACCGACTCTTCCCCTCGGGGTCGCGCCAGTCTCCCGAGATCAAACCGGCCAGTGGCCTAG GTGGCGCTGTTCCAGGAGCAAACGGATGCTTTTAA